Proteins co-encoded in one Rhopalosiphum maidis isolate BTI-1 chromosome 2, ASM367621v3, whole genome shotgun sequence genomic window:
- the LOC113555028 gene encoding ecdysone receptor-like isoform X2 has translation MLRLASQNDGAMTSSSEVTSSSSSSSSAAASAGFSATSMFINAFFSTNINSPMTRESFEFLQDLDDSFGEQPTYTTHQQRYHQDTIMNRFMTQHNNNSSTVPVITTVKEELSPPNSLSGVSSHSDGLKKKKLNHAPSTGAVNTTASGPGGGGVGGNVLNNRPPEELCLVCGDRSSGYHYNALTCEGCKGFFRRSITKNAVYQCKYGNNCEIDMYMRRKCQECRLKKCLTVGMRPECVVPEVQCAVKRKEKKAQREKDKPNSTTDISPEIIKIEPTEMKIECGEPMIMGTPMPTVPYVKPLSSEQKELIHRLVYFQDQYEAPSEKDMKRLTINNQNMDEYDEEKQNDTTYRIITEMTILTVQLIVEFAKRLPGFDKLVREDQITLLKACSSEAMMFRVARKYDITTDSIVFANNQPFSADSYNKAGLGDAIENQLSFSRFMYNMKVDNAEYALLTAIVIFSSRPNLLDGWKVEKIQEIYLESLKAYVDNRDRDTATVRYARLLSVLTELRTLGNENSELCMTLKLKNRVVPPFLAEIWDVMP, from the exons ATGTTGCGACTCGCGTCGCAGAACGATGGGGCCATGACTTCGTCATCCGAAGTCACCTCGTCGTCATCGTCCTCGTCGTCGGCGGCTGCTTCTGCAGGGTTCTCGGCCACCAGTATGTTTATCAACGCATTCTTCAGCACCAACATCAACAGCCCAATGACCCGGGAAAGCTTTGAGTTTCTGCAAGACCTCGACGACAGCTTCGGCGAACAGCCCACTTACACTACGCATCAGCAGCGGTATCACCAGGACACCATCATGAACCGGTTCATGACACAGCACAACAACAATTCGTCCACCGTCCCCGTGATAACAACAG TCAAAGAGGAGTTGTCTCCGCCGAATAGCCTGTCGGGAGTCAGCAGTCACTCAGATGGGTTGAAGAAAAAGAAACTCAACCACGCGCCCTCGACCGGCGCCGTAAACACCACGGCATCGGGCCCTGGTGGCGGTGGCGTGGGCGGCAATGTGTTGAACAACCGACCTCCCGAAGAACTGTGCCTGGTGTGCGGTGACCGATCGTCCGGTTACCATTACAACGCTCTCACGTGCGAGGGATGTAAAGGGTTTTTCCGGAGAAGTATCACCAAGAACGCTGTGTACCAGTGCAAGTACGGCAACAACTGTGAAATCGACATGTACATGAGGCGGAAGTGCCAGGAGTGCCGGCTGAAAAAATGCCTGACCGTTGGCATGAGGCCCGAAT GTGTTGTACCAGAAGTTCAATGCGCCGTAAAAAGAAAGGAGAAAAAAGCTCAACGAGAAAAAGATAAACCAAATTCTACTACAGATATTTCTCctgaaatcataaaaatagaaCCTACAGAGATgaag ATTGAATGTGGTGAACCAATGATAATGGGCACACCTATGCCGACTGTACCTTATGTAAAACCATTGAGTTCTGAACAAAAAGAACTGATTCATCGACTTGTCTATTTCCAGGATCAATATGAAGCACCTAGTGAAAAAGACATGAAgcgtttaacaataaataat caAAATATGGATGAATACGatgaagaaaaacaaaatgacaCAACGTATCGAATCATTACTGAGATGACAATACTTACAGTTCAACTGATTGTTGAGTTTGCCAAACGATTACCAGGTTTTGATAAACTTGTAAGAGAAGATCAGATCACTTTACTTAag GCTTGCTCAAGTGAAGCTATGATGTTCAGGGTAGCTAGGAAATATGACATCACCACTGACTCGATAGTGTTTGCTAACAACCAGCCCTTCTCAGCAGATTCTTATAACAAAGCTGGGTTGGGAGATGCCATTGAAAACCAACTGTCGTTTAGTCggtttatgtacaatatgaaGGTAGATAATGCAGAATATGCTTTATTGACTGCCATCGTCATATTTtcaa gtaggCCAAATTTACTAGATGGTTGGAAAGTGGAAAAAATTCAAGAGATCTACTTAGAGTCCTTAAAAGCCTATGTAGATAATCGAGACCGCGACACAGCAACAGTCAGATATGCGCGACTTCTCTCAGTACTTACTGAGTTGCGCACATTGGGCAATGAAAACTCGGAGCTATGTATGACACTGAAACTGAAAAACCGAGTAGTACCCCCATTCTTGGCCGAAATATGGGATGTCATGCCATAG